The DNA segment GCGCGAATGGTCGATTTCAACTTGCGCTCGGGAACGAGGCGCACCGTGAAATTGGCGGCGCGGCGATCGGTGGTGAGATCGATATCGAGGTGGTTCACGCGCGAGCGAATGTCGGACACCACATTGGCGAGTTCGCTGCGCCGCTGCGGCGCGGCGCCTGCTTCGACGAAAATCCGTACCGGTTCGTCGAATTTGCGCACCCGTCCCGCCGGCTTGTCGGTCTGTAGTTCGGCGCCGAACGCAATCTTGAAGAAGCCTTCCCTGATTTCCTCGTTAGTGAAATCGGTTCGCTCGGCGGCGCGACGGCTCGCGATCTCGGGATTTTCCGCGCGCGCCGGGACGCTACCCAATCCAGTGAACGCCATCACGAAAACCGACGCCGCCAGTATGTGAGACATCCTTGCCATGACGCGGCTTGCGGCAATGGGAACGATGGAGAGATCGATTTTCATATCCGTTTGCCGCGATTGAGATAAAAAAATAATATCTTTTCTTCTCAGCTACTTAGCGCTGTTTTCCAAGCAAGACTCGTACCGCCTCGCATGCGCGTTCGATCCGCGATGGTCGTGGCGATCAAGGTAGCGACGGCGGGATAGGATATCGGGATGGGGCGAGTGGCTTTCTTATAGGGATGTTGTGGGACGTGCAGAGGCTCACCACTTCGCATCGGCCTTTATGAGTTTCTTATAAGGTCGCTGGTCCCGCCGCCTCGAAAACCTATGGCCTGGATGGCACTTCATGACCAGTTCCGAGGGGCGATCACCGGATCGCCTTTTGGTCTCATGCGCGTTGTGACGCGCGAGGGAGATTTCCATGCTGGACCTGATCATGTTGGCGCTTGGCCTCGGCTTCTTCGTAGCCGCGCTCGGCTACACCTACGCCTGCGAGCGGCTTTGATCCGGAAGACAGCGCTTCAAAGGACGTAAGGCCATGATGTTCGACTATGCGCTTGCGAGTTTGGTCTCCGCGGGCCTGCTGTTTTACCTGACCTACGCGCTGCTGCGGCCAGAGCGCTTCTGACCGCCGCGCGAGGCGCCTCGAGCGCCCTTCGCCTGTGATTCCCAACTCGCTGCCAAAGGCATCCCTGCCATGACCGCCATCGGATGGACTCAAATTCTTCTGTTCTGCGTCATCGTCGTCGCGCTCGCCAAGCCGCTCGGCTGGTACATGACGCGCGTATTCGAGGGCGAGCGGACGCCGCTGTCGCCGCTGCTCCGTCCCGTTGAAGTCGCGATCTACTGGATCGGCGGGGTCGACGAAAAGCGCGAGCAGCACTGGGTCACCTATACGCTGGCGATGCTGTTCTTTCACGTCGGCGGCTTTGTCATTCTCTATGCGCTGATGCGGCTTCAGGCCGGGCTTCCGTTCAATCCGGCCGGCCAACCCGCGGTGCCCGAAGACCTCGCCTTCAACACCGCGATCAGCTTCATCACCAACACCAACTGGCAGAACTACGGTGGCGAGAGCACGATGTCCTATCTCGTGCAGATGCTCGGGCTGACGCACCAGAATTTCCTGTCGGCTGCGACCGGCATTGCGCTGGCAGTTGCGCTGATCCGCGGCTTCTCCCGCGCCTCGGTGCGCACCGTCGGCAATTTCTGGGTCGATGTGACCCGCACCACGCTCTATGTGCTGTTGCCGGTCTGTATCGTCTATTCGCTGTTCCTGGTCTGGCAGGGCATGCCGCAGACGCTTGGCGCCTATGTCGAGGCGACGACGCTGGAAGGCGCGAAACAGACGATCGCGGTCGGACCGGTGGCTTCGCAGGTCGCGATCAAGATGCTCGGCACCAATGGCGGCGGCTTCTTCAACGCTAACGCGGCGCATCCGTTCGAGAATCCGACCGCAATCTCCAATTTCGTGCAGATGCTGTCGATCTTCGCGATCGGCGCCGCCCTGACCAACGTGTTCGGCCGCATGGTCGGCAATCAGCGGCAGGGCTGGGCGATCCTCGCGGTCATGGGCGTGCTGTTTCTGGCCGGCGTCTCGGTTACGTATTGGGCCGAGGCCAACGGCACCGCGACCCTCGATGCGCTCGGGCTTGCCGGCGGCAACATGGAGGGCAAGGAAGTCCGCTTCGGCATCGTGGCCTCGAGCCTGTTTGCGGTCATCACCACCGCGGCCTCCTGCGGCGCGGTCAATGCGATGCACGACAGCTTTACGGCGTTGGGCGGCATGATTCCGCTGATCAACATGCAGCTCGGCGAAATCATCGTTGGCGGCGTCGGCGCGGGCCTCTACGGCATGCTGCTGTTCGTCGTGCTCGCGATCTTTGTCGCCGGTCTGATGGTCGGACGCACGCCGGAATATGTCGGCAAGAAGATCGAGGCGCGCGAGGTCAAGATGGCGATGCTCGCCATTCTGGTGCTGCCCTTGATGTATCTCGGCTGGACCGCCGTTGCGGTGGTGCTGCCGTCGACGGTTGCGGCGATGAACAATGCCGGGCCGCACGGCTTTACCGAAGTGCTCTACGCCTACACGTCGGCGACCGGCAATAACGGCTCGGCGTTTGCCGGGCTGTCCGGCAACACCTTCTTCTACAACGTCACGCTCGCAAGCGCGATGTTCGTCGGCCGCTTCTTCATGATCGTGCCGGCGATGGCGATGGCAGGTTCGCTTGCGGCCAAGAAATCCATCCCGCCGTCCGCGGGCACCTTGCCCACGACCGGCGGATTGTTCGTCGGCCTCGTCGTCGGCGTGATCCTCATCATCGGCGGTCTCACCTTCTTCCCGGCGCTGGCGCTCGGTCCGATCGTCGAGCACCTGGCGATGAACGCCAACAATCTGTTCTGACCGGTTATTCGGAGCTGTCTCCATGGAAGTCGTCCAGAAAACCAATCGGCAAACACCGGCCGCCACGATGCTCGACCCGAAGATCGTGGGACCCGCGATCGGCTCGGCTTTCGCCAAGCTCGATCCGCGGGCCATGGTCAAGAACCCCGTGATGTTCGTGGTCGAGGTCGTCGCTGCTCTCACCACCGTGATCTTCCTGCGCGATCTGGCAACGGGCGGCAGCGATCTCGGCTTTACCTTTCAGATCATCCTGTGGCTGTGGTTCACGGTGCTGTTTGCCAATTTCGCCGAAGCGGTCGCCGAGGGACGGGGCAAGGCGCAGGCCGAATCGCTGCGCAAGACCCGCACCGAAAGCCAGGCCAAGCTCTTGAGCGGCGAAGGCCGGGAATATCGCCTGGTGCCGGGCACGAGTCTCAAGGTCGGCGATATCGTGCTGGTCGAAGCCGGCGACAACATCCCCTCCGACGGCGAGGTGATCGAAGGCGTCGCCTCGGTGAACGAAGCCGCGATTACAGGCGAATCGGCGCCCGTGATCCGGGAATCCGGCGGCGATCGTTCGGCTGTGACCGGCGGCACGCAGGTGCTGTCGGACTGGATTCGCGTCCGCATTACCGCCGCGCAAGGATCGACCTTCATCGACCGCATGATCAAGCTGGTGGAGGGCGCCGAGCGGCAGAAGACGCCGAACGAGATCGCGCTGAACATCCTGCTCGCAGGTCTCACCATCATCTTCGTGTTTGCCACCGTGACCATCCCGAGTTACGCGGCTTACGCCGGTGGCCAGATTTCGGTGATCATTTTGGTGGCGCTGTTCGTGACGCTGATCCCGACCACCATCGGCGCGTTGTTGTCGGCGATCGGAATCGCCGGCATGGACCGGCTGGTGCGCTTCAATGTGCTGGCGATGTCGGGCCGGGCGGTCGAGGCCGCCGGCGACGTCGATACGCTGCTGCTCGACAAGACCGGCACGATTACGCTCGGCAACCGCCAGGCGACGGCGTTCCGCCCCATTCGCGGCGTCAGCGAACAGGAACTGGCGGACGCCGCCCAGCTCGCCTCGCTCGCGGACGAGACGCCGGAAGGGCGTTCGATCGTGGTGCTGGCGAAAGAGAAATACGGCATCCGCGGCCGCGACATGGCCGAACTGTCCGCGATCTTCGTTCCGTTCACGGCGCAGACCCGCATGAGCGGCATCGATGCCGGCGGCTCGTCGGTGCGCAAGGGCGCGGTGGAAGCGATCCTGAACTACGTCGGCGGCGTCACGGCCCAGGCCAGTACGGCAGGCAACACGGTGCGCGCACTTCAGCCGCAGCTCGGTTCGGACGCCGCGCGCGAAATCAGCGCCATTTCGGACGAAATCGCCAAATCCGGTGGTACGCCGCTCGCGGTCGCCAAAGACGGCCGGCTGCTCGGCGTCGTTCACCTGAAGGACATCGTCAAGGGCGGCATCCGCGAGCGCTTTGCCGAGTTGCGTCGCATGGGCATCCGCACGGTGATGATCACCGGCGACAATCCGATGACGGCGGCCGCCATCGCGGCCGAAGCCGGCGTCGACGATTTCCTCGCGCAGGCGACGCCCGAAGACAAATTGAAGCTGATCCGCAACGAACAGGCCAACGGCAAGCTGGTGGCGATGTGCGGCGATGGCACCAACGACGCGCCGGCGCTCGCTCAAGCCGATGTCGGCGTCGCCATGAACACCGGCACGCAGGCGGCGCGCGAGGCCGGCAACATGGTCGATCTCGATTCCAACCCGACCAAGCTGATCGAGGTGGTCGAGATCGGCAAGCAGCTTTTGATGACGCGCGGTGCGCTGACGACCTTCTCGATCGCCAACGACGTCGCCAAGTACTTCGCAATCATTCCGGCGATGTTCCTGGCGTTCTATCCGCAGCTTGCGGTGCTCAACGTCATGCACCTCGCAAGTCCGCAAAGCGCGATCCTGTCGGCGATCATCTTCAACGCGCTGATCATCGTGGCGCTGATCCCGTTGGCGCTGAAGGGCGTGGCCTACCGGGCCATCGGCGCCGGCGCGCTGCTGCGCCGTAACCTGATGGTCTATGGCGTCGGCGGCATCATCATTCCCTTTATCGGCATCAAGGCGATCGATCTCGTCATCGCCGCCTTGCACCTTGCCTAACCACGTCATTGCGAGCGAAGCGAAGCAATCCAGAAAGACCACCACGAAAGCAAGGGCTGGATTGCTTCGTCGCATACGCTCCTCGCGATGACGACGGAACTACAGGAGACCTAATATGCTGAGAGAAATTCGCCCCGCGATCCTGATCCTGCTGCTGTTGACGCTGATCACGGGCCTCGCCTATCCGCTTGCGATCACGGAAATCGCGGGTGTGCTGCTTCCGTATCAAGCGCAAGGCAGCCTGATCGAGCGCGACGGCAAGGTTGTCGGCTCGGCCCTGATCGGGCAGGAATTCAAGCAGGACAAGTATTTCCACGGCCGGCTTTCGGCGACGACCGCGCCCGATCCGGCCGATTCGAGCAAGACGGTGCCCGCACCCTACAACGCTGCGAATTCTGGCGCCGCTAACCTCGGCCCGACCAGCAAGGCGCTCGCCGATCGCTTGAAGGAAGATGTCGACAAGCTGAAGGCCGAAAATCCTGGCGCGAGCGTTCCGGTCGATCTCGTCACGACATCAGCCAGCGGGCTCGACCCGGATATCTCGCCGGAAGGCGCGCTGTTTCAGGTGCCGCGGGTGGCGAAGGCCAGGGGCATGGCGGAAGACAAGGTGCGACAGCTCGTGACCGAGAATACCGCCGGCCGCCTGGTTGGGTTATTTGGTGAGCCCAGGGTTAACGTTCTGGCGCTTAACCTTGCGCTGGACGCAGCCGTGCGCAACTAGGGCCCTCTAGGCCCGACGGAGCGCGGGGACTATATTATTGCTATGGTTCAGCAGCCGCGCCGCGACCCCGAAACACGCCCTTCGCCGGAAGCCCTGCTGGAGGCGGCCCGGCGCGAGAACAGTGAAGCCGGGCGCTTAAAGATTTTCGTCGGCGCCGCTCCCGGCGTCGGCAAGACCTACGAAATGCTGCAAAGCGCGCACGCCCGGCAAAAAGCCGGCGTCGATGTCGTGGTCGGCATCGTCGAGACCCATGGGCGGGTCGAGACCGAGGCGCTGCTGCATGGGCTTGAGGTCATTCCCCGCAAGCGCGTCACCTACAGGGATCAGACCATCGAGGAGATGGACCTCGATGCGCTGATCGCGCGGCGCCCGCGACTCGCGCTGGTCGACGAACTGGCCCATACCAACGCGCCCGGCAGCCGCCACCCCAAGCGTTATCTCGATGTCGAGGAGCTGTTGTCGCGCGGCATCGATGTCTATACCGCCGTCAACATCCAGCACATCGAAAGTCTCAACGACGTGGTCGCGCAGATCACGCATGTGCGGGTGCGTGAGACCGTGCCGGATTCGGTGTTCGACCGTGCCGACGCCATCGAACTGATCGACCTCACGCCGGACGATCTCATTCAGCGGCTGAAGGAAGGCAAGGTCTATGTTCCCAAGCAGGCCGAGCGGGCGCTGGAACATTATTTCTCGCCGGGCAATCTGACCGCGCTGCGCGAGCTCGCGTTGCGCCGTACCGCGGAACGCGTCGACGAGCAGCTTCTCAACCACATGCAGGCCAACGCGATCGCCGGACCCTGGGCTGCCGGCGAACGCATCCTCGTCTGCATCAGCGAAGATCCGCGCTCGGCGGGACTTGTGCGCTACACCAAACGCCTGGCAGATCGCCTGCACGCGCCGTGGACGGCGCTCAGCATCGAGACGCGGCGCTCCCTGCGTTTGAGCGACGAGGATCGCGACCGGCTGGCCGATACGTTGCGGCTCGCGGAATCGCTTGGCGGCGAGGCGCTGACGATTCCGGCGATCGGGCGGCGGATCGCCGACGACGTCATCGGTTTTGCCCAAACCAATAATGTCACTCAGATCATCATCGGCAAATCGATGCGAAGCTGGTGGTTCGAGCTGACGCGTGGATCGGTGGTGCACGATCTGGTGCGCCGCGCCGGCAACATCAGCGTCAACGTGATCGCGGGCGAAGAGCTCGCTGCGGACCCCGTTCCGAAAAAGACGGTGCGTACGGCGGAGCGGCGCGAGCCGTTCCAGCCGCGGCCTTACTTGATGTCGCTCCTGATCGTGGCGGCGGGATTGGTCGCGGCAGCGTTTGTTCAGCCGCTGTTCGGCGGGATCGAGAATGTCGATCTGGTTTTC comes from the Bradyrhizobium erythrophlei genome and includes:
- the kdpB gene encoding potassium-transporting ATPase subunit KdpB, yielding MEVVQKTNRQTPAATMLDPKIVGPAIGSAFAKLDPRAMVKNPVMFVVEVVAALTTVIFLRDLATGGSDLGFTFQIILWLWFTVLFANFAEAVAEGRGKAQAESLRKTRTESQAKLLSGEGREYRLVPGTSLKVGDIVLVEAGDNIPSDGEVIEGVASVNEAAITGESAPVIRESGGDRSAVTGGTQVLSDWIRVRITAAQGSTFIDRMIKLVEGAERQKTPNEIALNILLAGLTIIFVFATVTIPSYAAYAGGQISVIILVALFVTLIPTTIGALLSAIGIAGMDRLVRFNVLAMSGRAVEAAGDVDTLLLDKTGTITLGNRQATAFRPIRGVSEQELADAAQLASLADETPEGRSIVVLAKEKYGIRGRDMAELSAIFVPFTAQTRMSGIDAGGSSVRKGAVEAILNYVGGVTAQASTAGNTVRALQPQLGSDAAREISAISDEIAKSGGTPLAVAKDGRLLGVVHLKDIVKGGIRERFAELRRMGIRTVMITGDNPMTAAAIAAEAGVDDFLAQATPEDKLKLIRNEQANGKLVAMCGDGTNDAPALAQADVGVAMNTGTQAAREAGNMVDLDSNPTKLIEVVEIGKQLLMTRGALTTFSIANDVAKYFAIIPAMFLAFYPQLAVLNVMHLASPQSAILSAIIFNALIIVALIPLALKGVAYRAIGAGALLRRNLMVYGVGGIIIPFIGIKAIDLVIAALHLA
- a CDS encoding DUF2927 domain-containing protein, with the translated sequence MKIDLSIVPIAASRVMARMSHILAASVFVMAFTGLGSVPARAENPEIASRRAAERTDFTNEEIREGFFKIAFGAELQTDKPAGRVRKFDEPVRIFVEAGAAPQRRSELANVVSDIRSRVNHLDIDLTTDRRAANFTVRLVPERKLKSTIRALYGSDRARQIQKELKPECLSGIGKDESFRIRRAEVILPVDAGDFTFLDCAYEELLQALGVINDDASVPWTMFNDDVQMGFFDVYDQYLLNILYDPRITPGMTRDEVDAALPDVLASARQWVREINPPRRAESENSQVDRN
- a CDS encoding K(+)-transporting ATPase subunit C, translating into MLREIRPAILILLLLTLITGLAYPLAITEIAGVLLPYQAQGSLIERDGKVVGSALIGQEFKQDKYFHGRLSATTAPDPADSSKTVPAPYNAANSGAANLGPTSKALADRLKEDVDKLKAENPGASVPVDLVTTSASGLDPDISPEGALFQVPRVAKARGMAEDKVRQLVTENTAGRLVGLFGEPRVNVLALNLALDAAVRN
- the kdpA gene encoding potassium-transporting ATPase subunit KdpA — protein: MTAIGWTQILLFCVIVVALAKPLGWYMTRVFEGERTPLSPLLRPVEVAIYWIGGVDEKREQHWVTYTLAMLFFHVGGFVILYALMRLQAGLPFNPAGQPAVPEDLAFNTAISFITNTNWQNYGGESTMSYLVQMLGLTHQNFLSAATGIALAVALIRGFSRASVRTVGNFWVDVTRTTLYVLLPVCIVYSLFLVWQGMPQTLGAYVEATTLEGAKQTIAVGPVASQVAIKMLGTNGGGFFNANAAHPFENPTAISNFVQMLSIFAIGAALTNVFGRMVGNQRQGWAILAVMGVLFLAGVSVTYWAEANGTATLDALGLAGGNMEGKEVRFGIVASSLFAVITTAASCGAVNAMHDSFTALGGMIPLINMQLGEIIVGGVGAGLYGMLLFVVLAIFVAGLMVGRTPEYVGKKIEAREVKMAMLAILVLPLMYLGWTAVAVVLPSTVAAMNNAGPHGFTEVLYAYTSATGNNGSAFAGLSGNTFFYNVTLASAMFVGRFFMIVPAMAMAGSLAAKKSIPPSAGTLPTTGGLFVGLVVGVILIIGGLTFFPALALGPIVEHLAMNANNLF
- a CDS encoding K(+)-transporting ATPase subunit F → MMFDYALASLVSAGLLFYLTYALLRPERF